From Leopardus geoffroyi isolate Oge1 chromosome B4, O.geoffroyi_Oge1_pat1.0, whole genome shotgun sequence, a single genomic window includes:
- the LOC123591847 gene encoding olfactory receptor 6C2-like — MRNHTAITTFILLGLTEDPQLQVLLFIFLFLTYVLSMTGNLTIIILTFMDFHLKTPMYVFLRNFSILEILFTTVCIPRFLYSLSTGDKTITYNACVSQVFFIGVLGATEFFLLAAMSYDRYVAICKPLHYMTIMNNKLCTIFVFCCWISGLMIIVTPLSMGLQLEFCDSNAIDHFGCDPFPLFKISCSDTWLIEQTVIICAVLIFIITLIGVILSYIYIIRTILRFPSASQRKKAFSTCSSHMIVISITYGSCIFIYIKPSAKEQVGINKGVSVLTTSVAPLLNPFIYTLRNKQVKQAFNDTIKKIAFTLQVRAH; from the coding sequence ATGAGAAATCACACAGCAATAACAACATTCATCCTGTTGGGGCTTACAGAGGACCCACAGCTGCAAGTTCtcctttttatcttcttatttctCACCTATGTGCTGAGCATGACTGGAAATCTGACCATTATCATTCTTACATTCATGGATTTTCATCTTAAAACACCTATGTATGTTTTTCTTCGAAATTTCTCCATTTTAGAAATCTTATTCACAACGGTATGTATTCCCAGATTCTTGTACAGCTTATCAACTGGAGATAAAACGATTACTTATAATGCTTGTGTTAGTCAAGTATTTTTTATTGGGGTTTTGGGGGCCACAGAATTTTTTCTCCTGGCAGCCATGTcctatgaccgctatgtggccatctgcaaaccccTTCATTACATGACCATCATGAACAACAAATTATGTACCATCTTTGTCTTCTGTTGCTGGATCTCTGGGTTGATGATCATCGTCACACCACTCAGTATGGGCCTCCAGCTGGAATTCTGTGACTCCAATGCCATTGACCATTTTGGCTGCGacccatttcctctttttaagaTTTCATGCTCAGATACGTGGCTTATAGAACAGACAGTTATAATCTGTGCAGTATTGATATTCATTATTACACTGATTGGCGTCATTCTTTCCTACATATATATCATCAGGACAATTCTAAGATTCCCTTCTgcttcccaaaggaaaaaagCTTTCTCCACTTGTTCATCTCACATGATTGTTATTTCCATCACATATGGCAGCTGTATTTTCATCTATATCAAGCCTTCAGCCAAAGAACAGGTGGGCATCAATAAAGGGGTATCCGTGCTTACTACATCTGTTGCTCCTTTGTTGAACCCTTTCATTTATACTTTGAGGAACAAGCAAGTGAAACAAGCTTTCAatgacacaataaaaaaaattgcatttaccTTACAAGTAAGAGCAcattga